One stretch of Zhihengliuella flava DNA includes these proteins:
- a CDS encoding glycosyltransferase family protein: MNTTIEGLRRELADKIFDQGFHWRVLFVGTSVNGTTDIVSSLSRSLRNLGHHVLDVDTRQHRGMLHNPHKVSGGMGPIYVKYDRLEPFLENFAPQVVIFCAGGLTMTEEEAQRVKDRGIALVGITLSDPDVFPTVRDHNHVFDIHTTNAEIALEMYREAGVENTVYFPFGIDRGFVTQQIPYDPQFEADVICLGHANNRPDRNEVMTSLAQQFDVRTYGRGWEIPDSITVSGEQTVQALKAGRIHVNFPLTRAGFINIKCGVFESAGQGALVATGRFDEMAKFFTYDEDIVGYESKEELAEKIQWLLDHPDEYDRIAENGFRRVITEHLYEHRWMELFARLADLTEENSGWLSDERRHALRETLSVSHGRAKKVIVSGFYGARNLGDEMILGSITQALTQHDDSVQVVVAAENPANVEASHGLQAFQRTNHVAAAHEVQTASAVIVGGGGLWHDYTYEAGGGLLSLFNGGKISMAGFGILPMMGRVLDRPYHVVGLGVGPLDDYGARQTVKFLAEHTESLYVRDPESARVLQSLPVAQDRITVGPDVVYGVDLPQPTEADLPEQVRELSAAGRRIIALNMRPWKNADMDAVSARVAAALRSLADQEPIAVVGVPMQAGKSFDGRAIELVTAQLGADVPVIPLTAPLTTAQLAAVYRSASALVAMRLHACLVAHRLGLPTVGLCYDPKVRRHFEEVGRPEFGLPLEATAEELAGQLLAAVGADLPEATHAAVRELEAGARRALSVAATSIADSRRVDAVYTVPEESAVAGLPAKEELGERLTDVRGGRFQAMQASSERVELPVSGPGAPAVGKHGISVALPTTAPQRGMSAQLTGQLRRTISAPAELCFRLTNDYANPKATGRLFYELTVGDHVIRRDLAEGSDPVIVRYLTPASADVPITLRVFAEKKPFSSSSWPRVTRVHLSFIGSLPLEDQLGAPVLMSTAGDVRTQA, from the coding sequence CCGATTTACGTCAAGTACGACCGGTTGGAGCCCTTCCTGGAGAACTTTGCTCCGCAGGTGGTGATTTTCTGCGCGGGCGGGCTCACGATGACCGAAGAAGAAGCGCAGCGCGTCAAGGACCGCGGTATCGCTCTGGTGGGCATTACCTTGAGCGATCCGGACGTCTTCCCGACGGTGCGCGACCACAACCACGTGTTCGACATTCACACGACCAACGCGGAGATCGCGCTGGAGATGTACCGCGAAGCCGGAGTCGAAAACACCGTCTACTTCCCCTTTGGCATTGACCGCGGATTCGTCACCCAGCAGATCCCGTACGACCCGCAGTTTGAGGCGGATGTTATTTGCCTTGGGCACGCCAACAACCGGCCAGACCGCAATGAGGTCATGACCTCCCTGGCCCAACAATTTGACGTGCGCACCTACGGGCGAGGCTGGGAAATCCCGGACTCCATCACCGTCTCCGGTGAGCAAACCGTCCAAGCCCTCAAGGCTGGCCGCATCCACGTGAACTTTCCGCTCACCCGGGCTGGCTTCATCAACATTAAATGCGGTGTCTTCGAATCCGCCGGGCAAGGGGCCTTGGTCGCCACCGGCCGCTTCGATGAGATGGCCAAGTTCTTCACGTATGACGAGGACATCGTCGGCTACGAATCCAAGGAAGAGCTCGCCGAGAAGATTCAGTGGCTACTTGATCATCCCGACGAGTATGACCGCATTGCCGAAAACGGCTTCCGCCGCGTGATCACCGAGCACTTGTATGAGCACCGTTGGATGGAGCTGTTTGCCCGCCTCGCAGATCTGACGGAAGAGAATTCCGGCTGGCTCTCCGACGAGCGTCGTCACGCCTTGCGGGAGACGCTCTCCGTCAGTCACGGCCGGGCTAAGAAGGTCATCGTGTCCGGGTTCTACGGTGCCCGCAACCTCGGCGACGAGATGATTCTTGGCTCGATCACTCAGGCTCTGACGCAGCACGACGACTCCGTGCAGGTCGTCGTCGCCGCCGAGAACCCGGCGAATGTTGAAGCCAGCCACGGTCTGCAGGCCTTCCAACGCACCAATCACGTCGCCGCAGCGCACGAGGTCCAAACGGCCTCTGCCGTGATCGTGGGCGGCGGCGGCCTGTGGCATGACTACACGTATGAAGCGGGCGGTGGCCTCCTGTCCCTGTTCAACGGCGGCAAAATCTCGATGGCTGGGTTCGGCATCCTGCCGATGATGGGCCGCGTGCTGGATCGGCCCTACCATGTGGTCGGTCTTGGGGTCGGCCCGTTGGACGACTACGGGGCCCGCCAGACGGTGAAGTTCCTCGCGGAGCACACCGAGAGCCTCTATGTCCGGGACCCGGAATCAGCCCGAGTCCTCCAGTCCCTGCCGGTGGCTCAGGATCGCATTACGGTCGGCCCCGACGTCGTCTACGGTGTCGATCTGCCCCAGCCCACCGAAGCAGACCTACCGGAGCAGGTGCGGGAACTTTCGGCTGCCGGCCGTCGCATCATTGCCCTCAATATGCGCCCTTGGAAGAACGCCGACATGGACGCCGTGAGCGCTCGCGTGGCCGCAGCCCTGCGCTCGCTGGCCGACCAGGAGCCAATCGCCGTCGTCGGAGTGCCCATGCAGGCCGGAAAGTCCTTTGACGGGCGCGCCATCGAATTGGTGACCGCACAATTGGGCGCCGACGTACCCGTGATCCCGTTGACCGCACCGCTGACGACGGCGCAGCTCGCCGCCGTCTACCGGTCCGCGTCGGCACTCGTGGCGATGCGCTTGCATGCATGTCTGGTAGCGCACCGGCTCGGGCTGCCCACCGTTGGCTTGTGCTACGACCCTAAGGTGCGTCGGCACTTTGAGGAAGTTGGCCGCCCAGAATTCGGACTGCCCCTCGAGGCAACCGCAGAGGAGCTCGCAGGGCAGTTGCTCGCGGCCGTTGGCGCGGACCTGCCTGAAGCGACGCATGCAGCCGTCCGGGAATTGGAAGCGGGGGCACGCCGAGCACTGTCCGTAGCCGCCACCTCCATCGCGGACAGTCGCCGGGTGGACGCTGTTTACACCGTGCCCGAGGAGAGTGCGGTGGCCGGCCTGCCGGCGAAGGAAGAACTGGGTGAGCGGCTCACTGATGTCCGTGGTGGGCGATTCCAGGCCATGCAGGCGTCCTCGGAGCGGGTCGAGCTGCCCGTTTCGGGCCCAGGCGCCCCGGCCGTCGGCAAGCACGGCATCTCGGTGGCACTGCCCACCACGGCGCCCCAGCGCGGCATGTCGGCGCAACTCACGGGTCAGCTACGCCGCACCATCTCAGCTCCGGCCGAGCTGTGCTTCCGCTTGACCAACGACTACGCCAACCCCAAGGCCACGGGACGGCTGTTCTACGAGCTGACCGTCGGTGACCACGTGATCCGCCGTGACCTGGCGGAGGGCTCGGATCCGGTGATTGTGCGGTACCTGACCCCGGCGTCCGCCGATGTTCCCATCACACTTCGGGTCTTTGCGGAGAAGAAGCCCTTTAGTTCGAGTTCCTGGCCGCGGGTTACCCGCGTACATCTGTCCTTCATCGGGTCCCTCCCCCTCGAGGATCAGCTGGGCGCGCCAGTGTTGATGTCCACCGCCGGGGACGTGCGCACGCAAGCCTGA
- a CDS encoding glycosyltransferase family 4 protein, with protein MSADSAGKLTPGRLAANLCLTANTVREHLGDDPVVLALQVARRLPSAPVSVAAALAARLGRADASVVGAIAHVVRGHEQTAAERIERARAHQLSPERARKLADVATAMAEIDLAERLLDGLPSSARVATSAARLAWHRGQMSEAVALLAPYASGPQRDRAAATLHGRLASELATFSGRRPRVEAPESYAPVAHRVLHMATNSLPHTGSGYAQRTHSILVALREAGWEVAAATRLGYPVQVGKPWAADVDVVDGIEYRRMLPSRLAAGFDARLQQQAEELARMVEEFRPAILHTTTHFVNGLVVRAVAEAYGLRWVYEARGQLADTWASTRGPAAKDSERYRLFKEREAEVARHADAVVTLGEAMRTELIGQGVSAERLEICPNAVGESFLAEPGGTTAARQELGLPAQGLYVGTVSSIVGYEGLDTLVEAFALLAAERGDIRLLIAGDGAALPGLKHRVAQLGLGDRVIFPGRIPRPQASTYHQALDVFSVPRKDLEVTRQVTPLKLVEASASRRPVVASNLPALAELVEDSVTGYLAAPEDPADLAAKIGTFFDDAALRERFGQAGRAWALADRTWEANAAKYTAVYERLGGTRSTV; from the coding sequence ATGAGCGCCGATTCCGCCGGGAAGCTGACGCCGGGACGGCTCGCGGCCAACCTATGCTTGACAGCCAACACGGTGCGCGAACATCTTGGCGACGATCCCGTGGTGTTGGCCCTGCAGGTCGCCCGCCGATTACCCTCGGCGCCCGTTAGCGTCGCGGCGGCACTGGCCGCTCGTCTCGGGCGCGCTGACGCCTCGGTGGTCGGGGCCATAGCCCACGTGGTCCGGGGGCACGAGCAAACGGCGGCTGAACGCATCGAACGCGCGAGGGCGCATCAATTGTCCCCCGAGCGCGCCCGCAAGCTGGCCGACGTTGCGACAGCCATGGCGGAGATCGACCTCGCGGAGCGTCTACTCGACGGCTTGCCGTCCAGCGCACGGGTGGCCACCAGTGCGGCGCGTCTGGCTTGGCATCGCGGGCAGATGAGCGAAGCTGTGGCTCTGCTCGCCCCCTATGCCAGCGGCCCTCAGCGCGACCGGGCGGCGGCCACGCTGCACGGCCGGCTCGCGTCCGAGCTGGCGACGTTTTCCGGCAGGAGGCCACGCGTTGAAGCGCCGGAATCCTACGCTCCGGTGGCTCACCGCGTGCTGCACATGGCCACCAACTCGTTGCCTCACACGGGTAGCGGGTACGCGCAGCGCACCCATTCGATCCTCGTGGCGCTGCGCGAGGCCGGGTGGGAGGTCGCTGCTGCGACTCGACTAGGATACCCGGTGCAGGTGGGTAAGCCGTGGGCGGCCGACGTCGACGTCGTGGACGGCATCGAGTACCGCCGCATGCTCCCGTCGCGGTTGGCCGCCGGATTCGATGCCCGTCTGCAGCAACAGGCCGAGGAACTCGCACGGATGGTCGAGGAGTTTCGGCCCGCGATCCTGCATACGACCACGCACTTCGTCAACGGACTGGTTGTACGGGCCGTCGCCGAGGCGTACGGTCTTCGGTGGGTCTACGAGGCGCGGGGTCAGCTGGCTGATACATGGGCGTCCACCCGCGGACCCGCGGCGAAGGACTCGGAACGTTACCGGCTCTTCAAGGAGCGTGAAGCGGAGGTGGCTCGGCACGCCGACGCCGTCGTCACGTTAGGCGAGGCCATGCGGACCGAATTGATTGGGCAGGGGGTCTCCGCCGAGCGACTTGAGATCTGTCCCAATGCCGTCGGCGAGTCGTTTCTCGCAGAACCGGGCGGGACGACGGCGGCACGGCAAGAGCTCGGTCTACCGGCCCAGGGCCTCTACGTGGGCACCGTCTCCAGCATCGTGGGCTACGAGGGGCTCGACACGTTGGTGGAAGCGTTCGCGCTGTTGGCCGCCGAGCGTGGCGATATTCGTCTCCTGATCGCGGGCGACGGCGCCGCCCTGCCGGGCCTGAAGCATCGAGTCGCACAACTCGGACTGGGGGACCGGGTCATCTTCCCGGGCCGCATCCCGCGCCCGCAGGCGAGCACCTATCATCAGGCGCTCGATGTTTTCTCCGTGCCCCGCAAGGATTTGGAGGTCACGCGTCAGGTCACGCCGTTGAAGCTCGTCGAGGCCTCGGCCTCGCGCCGCCCCGTGGTGGCTTCCAACCTGCCGGCGTTGGCTGAACTGGTGGAGGACTCGGTTACCGGGTACCTCGCAGCGCCGGAGGACCCCGCCGACCTCGCCGCAAAGATCGGAACCTTTTTCGACGACGCCGCCCTGCGCGAGCGATTCGGCCAGGCGGGCCGCGCGTGGGCGTTGGCGGACAGGACGTGGGAGGCCAACGCCGCCAAATACACGGCAGTCTACGAACGACTCGGCGGCACTCGCTCCACGGTCTGA
- a CDS encoding glycosyltransferase family 4 protein, which produces MKVLLITHSYDPEATAPQRRWSAFVARLIHRGWDVDVVAPAPHPDRSPADAGSGGTFFRAEDGRHGERVHRVPLLRHTESRLSKLASNVLSSLSTVPRALVASMSSGRPDVVVVTVPALPNTAAGYLLSILWRRPLVVDMRDAWPDLARDAAIVTSRRPSVMEAVVTFVQRRAAAVVSVTEGFAELLRQRGCQRVEVVPNGLTASRLPRQAATAPALASAGKPSSAGEPLHVLYLGNHGESQGLDVLIDAAQLAGDSVRLRMVGTGTMKEELIERARAAGADVDFLEATHGEETLAQYDWADTAVVSLRDDWPSFERTIPSKTFELLAVSRHITAAVRGEASEVLRAAGGADVVAHDAEAMAELWQDLRRDPARLDVGTTGRRWVAEHRNLARLGDQFADLLADLQTQRNHA; this is translated from the coding sequence GTGAAAGTTCTGCTCATCACACACTCATATGACCCGGAGGCCACGGCTCCGCAACGCCGGTGGAGCGCCTTCGTCGCCCGCTTGATCCACCGCGGGTGGGATGTCGACGTCGTCGCCCCCGCACCGCATCCGGACCGTTCTCCGGCGGACGCCGGCAGCGGCGGTACCTTCTTCCGCGCGGAGGACGGCCGGCACGGTGAGCGCGTGCACCGCGTCCCTCTGCTGCGACACACCGAATCTCGGCTCAGTAAGTTGGCGTCCAACGTGCTCAGCTCACTGAGCACGGTCCCGCGGGCGCTCGTGGCGTCCATGAGCAGTGGCCGCCCTGACGTCGTCGTCGTCACGGTCCCGGCGTTGCCCAACACCGCAGCTGGCTACCTCCTGTCCATCCTCTGGCGTAGACCCCTTGTGGTGGATATGCGCGATGCCTGGCCGGACTTGGCACGCGATGCCGCGATCGTCACGTCTCGGCGCCCGTCGGTGATGGAAGCTGTGGTGACCTTCGTCCAACGGAGAGCGGCCGCCGTCGTCTCCGTCACCGAAGGATTTGCGGAGCTGTTGCGCCAACGCGGTTGCCAACGCGTCGAAGTGGTGCCCAACGGTCTCACCGCTTCGCGCCTGCCCCGCCAGGCGGCGACGGCGCCCGCGCTGGCCTCGGCGGGGAAGCCGTCTTCTGCTGGCGAGCCCCTCCATGTGCTGTACCTGGGAAACCACGGCGAAAGCCAGGGGCTGGACGTCCTCATTGACGCCGCGCAGCTGGCCGGTGACTCCGTTCGCCTGCGCATGGTCGGTACCGGCACCATGAAGGAGGAGCTCATCGAGCGGGCGCGGGCCGCCGGTGCCGACGTCGACTTCCTCGAGGCCACGCACGGCGAGGAGACGTTGGCCCAGTACGACTGGGCGGACACTGCCGTCGTGTCCCTGCGGGATGACTGGCCGAGCTTTGAACGCACCATCCCCTCGAAAACGTTCGAGCTCTTGGCGGTCTCACGCCACATCACGGCCGCGGTGCGCGGCGAGGCATCCGAGGTGCTCCGGGCCGCCGGCGGGGCCGACGTCGTAGCACACGACGCCGAGGCGATGGCCGAGCTGTGGCAAGACCTTCGCCGTGACCCCGCGAGGCTCGACGTCGGCACGACGGGCCGACGCTGGGTCGCGGAACACCGCAATCTGGCGCGGCTGGGCGACCAGTTCGCCGATCTCTTGGCCGATCTACAGACGCAAAGGAACCACGCATGA